In Candidatus Defluviibacterium haderslevense, the following are encoded in one genomic region:
- a CDS encoding alkane 1-monooxygenase codes for MIKKNFKYLLVYITPIIIITSIYLGGLWSYLTLVYVFIMIPTIELFFKGTSKNMNALDEEVAVKDKFYDYILYSLVPIQFGIFIYFLFRIADPFPQFYEKIGMMISFGISCGALGINAAHELGHRNTWYEQFMSKMLLSTSQYMHFFIEHNRGHHKYVSTEEDPATGRYGETLYGFFIRSIRDSWISAWKLEYIRLQKLNKPFISYYNEMLQFQIVQLVMIFSIGFIFGIQVLLFYLGGATIGFLLLESINYIEHYGLKRKKINATYYEQTLPIHSWNSNHSLGRILLLEVTRHSDHHYSTQRKYQTLRHFDESPQLPTGYPGMMLLAFLPPLWFKVMHKQIEMYKTTVHGTALD; via the coding sequence ATGATAAAGAAAAACTTTAAATATCTTTTAGTTTATATAACACCAATTATAATAATCACTTCCATCTATTTGGGTGGTCTGTGGTCATATCTAACTTTAGTTTATGTTTTTATAATGATTCCAACAATCGAATTATTTTTTAAAGGTACTTCGAAAAACATGAATGCATTAGATGAAGAAGTAGCTGTTAAAGATAAATTTTATGATTATATTCTTTACAGTTTAGTTCCCATTCAGTTTGGTATCTTCATCTATTTTTTATTTCGTATTGCTGATCCGTTTCCACAATTTTATGAAAAAATAGGCATGATGATTTCATTTGGTATTTCTTGTGGTGCATTAGGCATCAACGCAGCTCATGAATTGGGTCACAGAAATACATGGTACGAACAATTCATGAGTAAAATGCTATTATCTACAAGTCAATATATGCATTTTTTCATAGAGCATAATCGGGGTCATCATAAATATGTATCTACTGAAGAAGATCCCGCTACTGGTCGATACGGTGAAACCTTATATGGATTTTTCATTCGATCCATCAGAGACAGTTGGATATCTGCTTGGAAATTAGAATACATTCGACTCCAAAAATTAAATAAACCATTTATAAGTTATTATAATGAAATGTTACAATTTCAGATCGTCCAACTTGTCATGATCTTCAGCATAGGTTTTATTTTTGGAATACAGGTACTCCTATTTTATCTTGGAGGAGCTACTATTGGCTTCTTGCTTTTAGAATCCATCAATTATATTGAACACTATGGCTTGAAAAGAAAAAAAATAAATGCTACTTATTATGAGCAAACACTACCTATACATTCATGGAACTCGAATCATTCTTTGGGCAGAATTTTACTTCTAGAAGTGACGAGGCATTCCGACCATCATTATTCCACACAACGGAAATACCAAACACTTCGACATTTCGATGAGAGTCCACAATTGCCAACAGGATATCCAGGTATGATGTTATTGGCTTTTTTACCACCGCTTTGGTTTAAAGTAATGCATAAACAAATAGAAATGTATAAAACTACTGTCCATGGGACTGCTTTGGATTAA
- a CDS encoding universal stress protein has translation MNKILATTDLSTNSKAGLRFAMQLADQLKCELIFYYAIEVLKPISWSSQKYDSYLNLEKESYKPLLEKFIIELYAKSGLKPVKYTCIVETGEFFDKMVVNLGKKTKADFICLSTRGAGLIKEIFGSNTSDLIEISPIPIFVIPSNYRVKPITKITYASDLEQLNVELKLVEKLNNQLKTSLDVVHFQNISEFETNKLKFEQLAAKHEQENITFYFKIYELDFSMSDQLQSFSKKTKSSLLVLFTKAHKNWIQKFFNASNASQLTYDGKIPLLVFHKP, from the coding sequence ATGAATAAGATACTAGCAACTACGGATCTTTCAACAAACTCAAAAGCGGGTTTAAGGTTTGCAATGCAATTAGCTGATCAGTTGAAGTGCGAATTAATATTCTATTATGCCATTGAAGTTCTAAAACCAATATCCTGGAGTTCTCAAAAATATGATTCCTACTTAAATCTCGAAAAAGAGTCATATAAACCCTTACTTGAAAAATTCATTATTGAATTATATGCTAAAAGTGGCTTAAAACCAGTAAAATATACATGTATCGTAGAAACAGGAGAATTCTTTGATAAAATGGTTGTTAATTTAGGAAAAAAAACTAAAGCTGATTTTATATGTCTAAGCACAAGAGGTGCTGGGTTAATCAAAGAAATTTTCGGGTCTAATACATCAGATCTAATTGAAATTTCTCCAATTCCAATTTTTGTTATTCCGAGTAATTATCGTGTTAAACCTATAACTAAAATAACCTATGCCTCCGACTTAGAACAATTAAATGTTGAACTTAAGTTAGTTGAAAAACTAAACAACCAATTAAAAACCTCACTGGATGTCGTTCATTTCCAAAATATATCTGAATTTGAAACCAATAAATTAAAATTTGAACAATTGGCTGCTAAACATGAACAGGAAAACATTACTTTTTACTTTAAAATTTATGAACTCGATTTCTCAATGAGTGATCAACTTCAATCCTTCAGTAAAAAAACTAAATCATCCTTATTGGTTTTATTCACCAAAGCGCATAAAAATTGGATCCAAAAGTTCTTCAATGCAAGTAACGCTTCACAACTGACCTATGATGGCAAGATCCCATTACTTGTATTTCACAAACCATAG
- a CDS encoding cation-translocating P-type ATPase: MITNHFDVQGLSDLEVIESRKKFGQNRLNYKKTNTVLEAIKNLIREPMILLLLVAASIYFISGKISDGIFMATAIVLVATISLYQDSRSRNALEKLKQFTQNKCTVIRNGNKIDINTEDIVLGDVLIAEEGSSISADGTIIQSNDFSVNESILTGESYAVFKDQKSIDNQIFLGTTVSSGLAIATITAIGNETKLGKIGKCLEDIDEQATPLEIQISQFVKKMVYAGALVFVLVWGINYFHTRLILSSLIKALTLAMSILPEEIPVAFTTFMALGAWRLMKMGIIVKQMKTVETLGSATVICTDKTGTITENRMSLVKLFAFETNGVFNIEDIMSKEASALIKLAMWASEPIPFDPMEVAIHNAYDQYIIPDERKNYKIIHEYPLSGKPPMMTHLFENHAGHRIIAIKGAPEALINISKLSAQDIQLIEKIMLDFASEGYRILAIGESNFDGNQFPKTQQEFNVTFKGLVAFYDPPKKNINYVLQQFYDAGISVKIVTGDNPITTTSIAKQIGFKGFDKNLTGDELMKLSDIDLQKRVTDTNLFTRMFPEAKLRIINALKSNNEIVAMTGDGVNDGPALKAAHIGIAMGKKGSEIAKQAASLILLEDDLSKMVDAIGMGRKIYSNLKKAIQYIISIHIPIILTVFIPLILGWVYPNIFSPIHVIFLELIMGPTCSIIYENEPMEKNTLLQKPRPYSNTFFNWNELYTSILQGLMITIGTLFIYQYAIYHGFNETMTRSMVFTTLISANILLTLINRSFYYSILTTLRYKNNLVLYIILITVGLLGMLIYIKPLAQLFEFEALNFIQLIFSIGTGFASVIWYEVIKWKNRKMN, encoded by the coding sequence ATGATTACAAATCATTTCGATGTACAGGGATTGTCAGATTTAGAAGTCATTGAATCAAGAAAAAAATTTGGACAAAATAGATTAAATTATAAAAAAACGAATACTGTATTAGAGGCCATTAAAAATCTCATACGTGAGCCCATGATTCTTTTATTATTGGTGGCAGCTTCGATATACTTTATCAGTGGTAAAATATCAGACGGAATTTTTATGGCCACAGCCATTGTCCTTGTTGCCACGATATCATTGTACCAAGATTCAAGAAGTAGAAATGCTTTAGAGAAATTAAAACAATTTACACAAAATAAATGTACTGTTATTAGAAACGGTAACAAAATAGATATCAATACTGAAGATATTGTTTTAGGTGATGTATTAATAGCTGAAGAAGGATCATCTATTTCTGCAGACGGGACCATCATTCAATCCAATGACTTCTCCGTTAATGAATCCATATTAACTGGTGAATCTTACGCTGTATTTAAAGATCAAAAATCAATCGATAATCAAATTTTCTTAGGAACTACTGTTTCCAGTGGTTTAGCTATTGCAACAATTACTGCAATCGGCAATGAAACTAAATTAGGAAAAATCGGAAAATGCCTTGAAGATATTGATGAACAAGCGACACCTTTAGAAATACAAATTAGTCAGTTTGTTAAAAAAATGGTTTATGCTGGTGCACTAGTCTTTGTTTTAGTTTGGGGGATTAATTATTTTCATACCCGTTTAATTTTAAGCAGTTTAATCAAAGCTTTAACACTGGCCATGAGTATTTTGCCTGAAGAAATACCTGTTGCCTTTACCACATTTATGGCATTGGGAGCATGGCGATTAATGAAAATGGGTATTATCGTTAAGCAAATGAAAACCGTTGAAACACTTGGAAGTGCAACTGTAATTTGTACGGATAAAACCGGAACAATTACAGAAAACAGAATGAGTTTAGTAAAGTTATTTGCCTTTGAAACAAACGGTGTTTTTAATATAGAAGACATTATGTCTAAAGAAGCAAGCGCACTGATCAAATTAGCTATGTGGGCCAGTGAACCTATTCCTTTTGATCCAATGGAAGTAGCGATTCATAATGCTTACGATCAATACATCATACCCGATGAAAGAAAAAATTATAAAATTATACATGAATATCCACTGAGTGGTAAACCTCCAATGATGACTCATCTATTTGAAAATCATGCAGGTCATCGTATTATTGCTATTAAAGGTGCACCTGAAGCATTAATAAATATCTCCAAATTATCAGCCCAAGATATACAACTCATTGAAAAAATAATGTTGGATTTCGCTTCAGAAGGCTATCGAATTTTAGCTATTGGTGAAAGTAATTTTGATGGTAACCAATTTCCGAAAACGCAACAAGAATTTAATGTAACTTTTAAAGGACTTGTGGCATTCTACGATCCACCTAAAAAAAATATTAACTACGTATTACAACAATTCTATGATGCCGGAATATCTGTCAAAATAGTTACTGGCGACAATCCTATTACAACAACTTCAATAGCCAAACAAATAGGTTTCAAAGGATTTGATAAAAACTTAACAGGTGATGAATTAATGAAGTTATCAGACATCGATCTACAAAAAAGAGTTACAGATACAAATTTGTTTACAAGGATGTTTCCGGAAGCTAAATTAAGAATCATCAATGCACTCAAATCTAATAATGAAATAGTCGCCATGACAGGCGATGGGGTAAATGATGGCCCGGCCCTTAAAGCTGCACATATTGGCATTGCCATGGGAAAAAAAGGAAGTGAGATTGCCAAACAAGCTGCTTCGTTAATTTTACTAGAAGATGATTTATCAAAAATGGTAGATGCTATAGGTATGGGTCGTAAAATTTATTCTAATTTGAAGAAAGCTATACAATATATAATTTCCATTCATATCCCCATTATATTAACTGTCTTTATTCCGCTTATTCTTGGCTGGGTATATCCCAATATATTTTCTCCAATTCACGTCATATTTTTAGAATTAATTATGGGCCCAACTTGTTCTATAATATACGAAAATGAACCTATGGAAAAAAATACCTTATTGCAAAAACCCCGACCTTATTCCAATACATTTTTTAATTGGAATGAACTTTACACAAGTATTTTACAAGGATTGATGATTACCATTGGGACTTTATTCATTTATCAATATGCCATTTATCATGGATTCAATGAAACAATGACCAGAAGTATGGTATTCACTACACTTATATCGGCCAACATTTTACTGACTTTAATTAATCGATCCTTTTATTATTCCATTCTAACAACCTTGCGATATAAAAATAACTTGGTCCTTTATATAATCTTGATAACCGTTGGCCTTTTGGGAATGTTAATTTATATAAAACCACTAGCTCAATTGTTTGAATTTGAAGCCTTGAATTTCATTCAATTAATCTTTAGCATTGGGACTGGATTTGCATCAGTTATATGGTATGAAGTCATTAAATGGAAAAATAGAAAAATGAATTGA
- a CDS encoding formate/nitrite transporter family protein, giving the protein MKEIFGFDAFSPAEIAERVENLGVVKARLPIISMIMLGILAGAFIGLGAMYSVVITSDHLLSFGISRLLGGLVFSLGLVLVVVAGAELFTGNILLVMAWTDGKISFNEVLKNWVVVCISNFIGAFGLALIVYLSRHPQLNDGSIAEQYIKFASTKCNISFQQAFFSGLMCNVLVCLAVWMAQAGRSVMDKIIVILFPVSAFVAAGFEHSIANMYIIPMGLFLKYFESFPGTELISWSGFFANLCPVILGNLIGGSLFVALIYHIIYGRQKTKLNDTK; this is encoded by the coding sequence ATGAAGGAAATTTTTGGTTTTGATGCCTTTTCTCCAGCTGAGATTGCAGAAAGAGTAGAAAACTTAGGCGTGGTCAAAGCTAGATTACCCATAATTTCTATGATCATGCTTGGTATACTCGCTGGTGCTTTTATCGGCTTGGGAGCAATGTATTCAGTAGTTATTACATCAGATCATCTCTTGAGTTTTGGGATTAGCAGATTGCTTGGCGGTCTTGTATTTTCTTTAGGATTAGTATTAGTTGTTGTAGCTGGAGCGGAATTGTTTACTGGAAATATTCTATTGGTTATGGCATGGACTGATGGAAAAATATCCTTTAATGAAGTTCTTAAAAACTGGGTGGTGGTATGTATTTCAAACTTTATTGGAGCTTTTGGACTAGCACTTATTGTTTATTTATCGCGCCATCCACAATTGAATGATGGTAGCATCGCCGAGCAATATATTAAATTTGCATCTACTAAGTGTAATATTTCATTTCAACAAGCTTTTTTCAGTGGCTTAATGTGCAATGTACTTGTTTGTTTAGCTGTTTGGATGGCACAGGCCGGTCGAAGTGTAATGGATAAGATTATTGTAATTTTGTTTCCCGTAAGTGCTTTTGTTGCTGCAGGATTTGAGCACAGTATTGCCAATATGTACATCATTCCAATGGGATTATTTTTAAAATACTTTGAATCATTTCCTGGCACTGAACTGATTTCGTGGTCAGGTTTTTTTGCAAATCTATGTCCGGTAATTTTAGGCAATTTAATTGGCGGCAGCCTTTTTGTAGCACTCATCTATCATATCATTTATGGCAGACAAAAAACTAAATTAAATGATACAAAATAA
- a CDS encoding heavy-metal-associated domain-containing protein, translating into MKNEKILIANLKCGGCEKTIISNIMDLEGVESVVVNQEEDSVTISHNDILTRSDFTKKLYSLGYPEATEENGLLLQLKSYVSCAIGRMSK; encoded by the coding sequence ATGAAAAATGAGAAAATATTAATTGCAAATTTAAAGTGTGGTGGCTGTGAAAAAACAATCATTTCTAACATCATGGACTTGGAAGGGGTAGAAAGTGTTGTTGTGAATCAGGAAGAGGACTCTGTTACGATTAGTCATAATGACATTTTGACTAGGTCAGATTTCACTAAAAAACTTTATTCATTGGGTTATCCAGAAGCTACCGAGGAAAATGGTTTACTTCTGCAATTAAAAAGCTATGTAAGCTGTGCCATTGGTAGAATGTCCAAATAG
- a CDS encoding DinB family protein yields MNKIKIIEKLKENYSLFSAYIHSLSSDEYMFSYMDKWTGGQQLDHIYRSTKPLARILILPKFILKGLFGVANRPSKSYEDLVKKYHSKLAEGGRASGPFVPNTKTTNENLKLQNKIQFVLDQLIKSIQKYSEQELDQTILPHPLLGKITLREMLYFTIYHVEHHHHLTKNNLSFHK; encoded by the coding sequence ATGAATAAAATAAAAATAATTGAAAAATTAAAAGAAAATTATTCACTTTTTAGTGCTTATATCCATTCCCTATCTTCAGATGAGTATATGTTTTCATATATGGATAAATGGACTGGAGGACAACAATTGGACCACATTTACAGAAGCACCAAACCATTAGCTCGAATATTAATATTACCAAAATTTATCTTAAAGGGGTTATTTGGTGTAGCAAATAGACCATCGAAATCATATGAGGATTTAGTAAAAAAATATCATTCCAAATTAGCTGAAGGTGGAAGAGCTTCTGGCCCATTTGTTCCCAATACAAAAACTACTAACGAAAATTTAAAACTCCAAAATAAAATTCAATTTGTGCTTGATCAATTAATTAAAAGTATCCAAAAATATTCAGAACAGGAACTAGATCAAACAATTCTTCCTCATCCTTTACTTGGAAAAATTACACTGAGAGAAATGTTGTATTTCACCATATATCATGTTGAACATCATCATCATTTAACTAAAAACAATTTAAGCTTTCACAAATAA
- a CDS encoding TIGR00266 family protein translates to MKNHEIDYKVYGEELQYVEIELDPGETAVAESGAFMMMEDGIRMATIFGDGSSQQNTGFFGKVLSAGKRLLTGESLFMTTYTNDGPTKAKVSFAAPYSGKIIPLDLSSYQGKIIAQKDAFLCAAMGVSIGIELQRKLGTGIFGGEGFIMQKLEGDGMAFMHAGGYVNKKELGIGEILRIDTGCVVAYTQQIDFDIEFVKGIKNMVFGGEGLFFAVLRGPGTVWIQSLPISRLAAKVLQYGGSNRREEGSILGGLGNILDGN, encoded by the coding sequence ATGAAGAACCATGAAATAGATTACAAAGTATATGGGGAAGAACTCCAATACGTAGAAATTGAACTAGATCCGGGAGAAACTGCAGTAGCAGAGAGCGGCGCTTTTATGATGATGGAAGATGGCATTAGGATGGCCACCATTTTTGGAGATGGAAGTAGTCAACAAAATACAGGCTTTTTTGGAAAAGTTTTAAGTGCCGGGAAGCGTTTGTTGACCGGAGAGAGTCTATTTATGACAACCTACACGAATGATGGTCCAACAAAAGCAAAAGTGAGCTTTGCTGCACCTTATAGTGGAAAAATCATACCACTTGATCTTTCCTCATATCAGGGAAAAATAATAGCTCAAAAAGATGCCTTTTTATGCGCAGCAATGGGTGTAAGCATAGGTATTGAATTACAGCGAAAGTTAGGAACAGGTATATTCGGTGGTGAAGGCTTTATCATGCAAAAATTAGAAGGTGATGGTATGGCATTTATGCATGCTGGTGGATATGTAAACAAAAAAGAATTAGGGATAGGTGAAATATTACGGATTGATACTGGCTGTGTGGTTGCCTATACCCAGCAAATTGATTTTGATATTGAATTTGTCAAAGGGATAAAAAACATGGTATTTGGTGGCGAAGGTCTCTTTTTTGCTGTACTTCGAGGCCCGGGCACAGTATGGATTCAGTCACTACCTATAAGCCGGCTTGCTGCAAAAGTTTTGCAATATGGTGGTAGCAATAGACGTGAAGAGGGTAGCATCCTTGGGGGGTTAGGGAATATTTTAGATGGCAATTAA
- a CDS encoding PorP/SprF family type IX secretion system membrane protein — MKLPLQTIILSFFCVFGLSAQDIHFTQFELTPLHVNPANVGGFPGSFRVGGLYRDQAFSVDGFGSDFSTLNFYLDATFNWGLRKKDWVGFGMNFLQDRSGVIGLGSGSFIAQGAYHLGLRKGSDLALGVQYGGVGYNIKNKDLGKNEAELITAGGGAADLAKLQDKANYTDISIGLNYTASVTARKHQLKIGVSAARINNPKVTLSSGQSINKLGSLLTANLGYQYHYSEKLDLTPMLWVRNVKSFNTIVPQCMASYLFNVEKGIRLNAGLGYRIGDALQVMFGVDIKKVKVQIGYDQTLSSQKLAQSPKGVGALELGVCYIGTVVKKPNPKPRVFCPRF, encoded by the coding sequence ATGAAGTTACCTTTACAAACGATTATTCTTAGTTTTTTTTGTGTTTTTGGGCTCAGTGCTCAAGATATTCATTTTACACAATTTGAACTTACCCCATTACATGTAAACCCTGCTAATGTAGGTGGTTTTCCAGGATCATTTAGGGTCGGTGGTTTATATCGCGACCAGGCTTTTTCAGTAGATGGCTTTGGTTCTGATTTCAGTACCCTCAATTTTTATTTGGATGCAACCTTTAATTGGGGTCTTAGAAAAAAGGATTGGGTAGGATTTGGAATGAATTTTTTGCAAGATAGATCTGGTGTTATTGGACTTGGTTCAGGAAGTTTTATTGCCCAGGGTGCTTACCATTTAGGACTAAGAAAAGGTAGTGACCTCGCTCTTGGGGTCCAATATGGGGGTGTGGGTTATAATATCAAAAACAAAGATTTAGGGAAAAACGAGGCGGAATTAATAACTGCAGGAGGTGGTGCTGCGGATTTGGCTAAACTACAAGATAAAGCTAACTATACTGATATTTCTATAGGATTGAATTATACGGCAAGTGTAACAGCCAGAAAGCATCAGTTAAAAATAGGTGTTTCCGCTGCCCGGATAAATAATCCAAAAGTAACTTTATCTAGTGGGCAATCCATCAATAAATTAGGAAGTCTATTGACAGCTAACTTAGGTTATCAATACCATTATTCTGAAAAATTGGACCTTACACCCATGTTATGGGTGAGAAATGTTAAATCCTTCAATACGATAGTGCCTCAATGTATGGCAAGCTACTTGTTTAATGTAGAAAAGGGCATTCGCCTTAATGCAGGATTAGGTTACCGAATTGGAGACGCCTTACAAGTTATGTTTGGGGTTGATATCAAAAAGGTAAAAGTTCAAATTGGGTATGACCAAACGCTAAGTTCTCAAAAATTAGCTCAAAGTCCCAAAGGTGTAGGTGCTCTTGAATTAGGAGTATGTTACATAGGCACTGTGGTTAAAAAACCAAATCCAAAACCACGCGTATTCTGTCCAAGGTTCTAG
- a CDS encoding MBL fold metallo-hydrolase, producing MKGYFSIILLFSFVSCHNNMNMKKLRMGQGLEMEKAYLMILGTVQDAGSPHIACKKDCCRKLFSNPDPNRKVVSLGLIDSEHHKKYLIEATPDIAVQMKRLSNHYNSSSLEIPDGVFLTHAHIGHYTGLMYFGKEAMNADKLNVYAMPRMKTFLEQNGPWSQLVNYQNINIHPLTNQEEVRLTPNISIKPILVPHRDEYSETVAYLIAGPSKKILFIPDIDKWSKWNLDIIHLITLVDYAFIDGTFYDGNELKNRSMSEIPHPFIVESMELFKHLSPVEKSKIYFIHLNHTNPILMTNSQQSNTILKNGFNVARMGQIIKL from the coding sequence ATGAAAGGTTATTTTTCTATAATTCTATTATTCTCATTTGTATCATGTCATAATAATATGAATATGAAAAAATTGAGAATGGGTCAAGGTTTAGAAATGGAAAAAGCGTATCTAATGATTCTTGGTACCGTCCAAGATGCTGGATCTCCTCACATAGCTTGTAAGAAAGATTGTTGTCGCAAACTATTTTCAAATCCTGATCCAAATAGAAAAGTAGTTTCACTTGGCCTTATTGATTCTGAACATCATAAGAAATACTTGATCGAGGCAACACCGGATATTGCGGTTCAAATGAAAAGACTTTCTAATCATTATAACTCATCCTCATTAGAAATTCCAGATGGCGTATTTTTAACACATGCACATATTGGACACTATACAGGATTGATGTATTTTGGAAAAGAAGCCATGAATGCAGATAAACTTAATGTGTATGCGATGCCTCGAATGAAAACATTTCTTGAACAAAATGGACCTTGGAGTCAACTGGTGAATTATCAAAATATAAATATTCATCCATTGACGAATCAAGAAGAAGTTCGATTAACTCCCAATATTTCTATCAAACCTATTTTGGTTCCTCATAGGGATGAATATTCAGAGACAGTCGCCTACTTGATTGCTGGACCATCTAAAAAAATTCTTTTTATTCCTGATATTGATAAATGGTCGAAATGGAATCTCGATATTATTCATCTGATTACTCTGGTAGACTATGCATTCATAGATGGCACTTTTTATGATGGCAACGAATTAAAAAACAGAAGTATGTCTGAGATTCCGCATCCTTTTATTGTAGAAAGCATGGAACTATTTAAACATTTATCTCCTGTTGAAAAAAGCAAAATCTACTTTATACATTTAAATCATACCAACCCTATCTTAATGACGAATAGCCAACAATCTAACACAATCCTTAAAAATGGATTTAATGTAGCACGTATGGGTCAAATTATAAAATTATAA
- a CDS encoding glycosyltransferase family 4 protein, which produces MRIAVNARFLLSGKLEGIGWYSFEVLRRMTKEHPEHEFIFIFDRTYSEEFIFGSNVIPVVLQPPARHPILWYIWFEWRLPALLKKLDVDMFLSLDGYCSLRSTTPQYLVMHDLAYLHYPKQIKFAARHFYKYFVPKYLNKASHVFAVSNATKQDIIRHITLNSAHVSVAYNGCRDSFVPIDEDQKQKIRDDYTGGRDYFLFVGAMHPRKNVDQLIRAFDHFKQKDKTSHKLVLVGRMAWYSEKISEAYESSRYKSDIIFCDYMATETLVKITGAATAAICPSFLEGFGVPIAEALFCDVPVIVSDRFSLPEVGGPGAYLINPDEYISISEAMSQVIHDPLLEKRIEQGRIHRKQFSWDQTAELIFYRMMQDFSCSRSIF; this is translated from the coding sequence TTGCGAATAGCAGTCAATGCGCGGTTTTTATTATCCGGAAAACTTGAAGGAATTGGATGGTATTCCTTTGAGGTATTGCGTCGGATGACAAAAGAACATCCGGAGCATGAGTTTATTTTTATTTTTGACCGAACTTATTCAGAAGAATTTATTTTTGGAAGTAATGTTATTCCAGTTGTCCTTCAACCCCCGGCAAGACATCCAATACTTTGGTATATTTGGTTCGAATGGAGACTCCCGGCTTTATTGAAGAAGCTGGATGTTGACATGTTTTTAAGTTTAGATGGATACTGTAGTCTAAGGTCTACCACTCCACAATATCTTGTCATGCATGATTTGGCTTATCTACACTATCCTAAGCAAATTAAATTTGCCGCACGTCATTTTTATAAATATTTTGTTCCTAAATACCTGAATAAGGCCAGTCATGTTTTTGCGGTTTCCAATGCAACTAAACAAGACATTATTCGACACATCACTTTAAATAGTGCTCATGTTAGTGTGGCCTATAATGGTTGTAGAGATTCCTTTGTTCCAATTGATGAAGACCAAAAACAAAAAATAAGGGATGATTATACCGGTGGAAGAGATTATTTTTTATTTGTCGGTGCCATGCATCCTCGAAAAAATGTGGATCAACTTATTCGTGCATTTGATCATTTTAAACAAAAGGACAAAACTTCTCATAAATTAGTATTAGTAGGAAGAATGGCATGGTATTCTGAAAAGATTTCAGAAGCTTACGAAAGTTCAAGATACAAAAGTGATATTATTTTTTGTGATTATATGGCTACGGAAACGCTAGTGAAGATAACCGGAGCTGCTACAGCTGCCATTTGTCCTTCTTTCTTAGAGGGATTTGGGGTTCCAATAGCTGAAGCTTTGTTTTGTGATGTTCCGGTAATTGTTTCCGATCGATTTTCGTTACCTGAAGTAGGTGGGCCTGGTGCGTATTTGATTAATCCGGATGAGTATATTTCTATTTCAGAGGCTATGTCGCAAGTCATTCATGATCCCCTCTTGGAAAAGCGGATTGAACAGGGAAGAATTCATCGAAAGCAATTTTCATGGGATCAAACTGCGGAATTAATTTTCTACCGAATGATGCAAGATTTTAGTTGTAGTAGATCTATATTTTGA
- a CDS encoding PorT family protein: protein MKNVLLSLAFLCLTQLSMAQKIYAWADVGLKAGYGLTGFLNTNLLDASDYDYQLATGNTFGGKVGLFFGLFNGITCDVLLSKSSQKLDYAINSRSFDHKITWSNIDIDVLYRLQKDGVYIELGPQISLLRKVTNADPNDPTRTDVKEFYNKKYYSGILGIGGYIFNYETFTTMLGFRLGYGLTDLINEAGKAKGFPTPSQVDLTKKASEKSTNAAFVQLVIEANFALGYYGKSSCSKRATLFNF from the coding sequence ATGAAAAACGTATTACTTAGTTTGGCTTTTCTGTGCTTGACTCAATTATCCATGGCTCAAAAAATATATGCTTGGGCTGATGTTGGACTTAAAGCAGGATATGGGCTAACTGGATTTTTAAATACAAATCTTTTAGATGCAAGTGATTACGATTATCAACTTGCTACAGGAAATACCTTCGGTGGAAAAGTTGGATTGTTCTTCGGTCTTTTCAATGGTATTACTTGTGATGTTTTATTGTCGAAAAGTAGCCAAAAACTTGATTATGCTATCAACAGCCGTAGCTTTGATCATAAAATTACTTGGTCAAATATCGATATAGATGTCCTTTATCGGCTTCAAAAAGATGGGGTATACATTGAGTTGGGACCGCAGATTTCTTTACTTAGAAAAGTAACCAATGCTGATCCTAATGATCCTACCAGAACAGATGTTAAAGAATTTTATAATAAAAAATATTATTCCGGCATTTTAGGTATTGGTGGATACATTTTTAATTACGAAACATTTACCACTATGCTTGGTTTTAGACTCGGATATGGTCTTACGGATTTAATCAATGAAGCAGGAAAAGCAAAAGGATTTCCTACACCAAGCCAGGTTGATCTAACCAAGAAAGCTTCTGAAAAATCAACCAATGCAGCTTTTGTTCAGCTGGTTATTGAAGCCAATTTTGCTTTAGGATATTATGGCAAGTCTTCATGTAGCAAACGCGCTACCCTTTTTAATTTCTAA